Genomic DNA from Phyllopteryx taeniolatus isolate TA_2022b chromosome 10, UOR_Ptae_1.2, whole genome shotgun sequence:
ACTTTATTTTCAACCTCCGCGGATGATGACACaacgttaataaaaaaaaacaacaacaactagaGAACTAGAGTGagtatgtctgtgtagattgtcagtcatctgGTAATCCGCAAATGTTAAATCGAGGCAATTGCACGGAAACAAACAAGAGTTGCCTTTATTCAACGTTTGCGGATAAATAGAGAGATGAAACGTCAACCCTGCTAGGGAACTCGGTTGGCTGATCGAGATCAAGCATTTTTTCGTATTTTAAAAAGCgctatatgaataaaatgttacaaatgttaTGATAAGGCGATAAAAAATAGCCATAGCAGCGACAAGGAGGAACAGGGAGCATTAAAGAATTTGACACGAGTTATTGACAAAACTCTAATATCTGTTGCATGAAATTATCcagagaagtttttttttcattgtgccaagttatcaaaatgagTATTGTATAGAGGCGCGTCaaagcaagtttatttgtaGAGCGCAAGGCAGTTGAAAGTACTTTACAGTTACATAAAAtgacaagaaagaaaatagaATCATAccataaaacatacaaataatcataaattaattcaattaaaaggGGGGCGTGCAGGTAAAATACTTTCAGTTGTCATTCCGGTACTGATTCAACTCGTTTTTAAGTAAAgctaaaaaagtacagactcttaAATATACTTGAGTATGAAAGTACAAATTTGACTGTAAAGTGAGCCACTGAGAACGAGGCCAACTCCATTTGGGTAATTTATAAATCAAGTGCAGAAATGAGTCTAGAAAAGACAGTTTTCTGAGGAATACTAGTCTGAATCAAGGTTTAGTTCCATTTTTGACTTATAGGGGGCAGTACTTTATTGCACTCAACTCTTTTCATTGTAGCCATTACATTTTAAAGCAATCTcctataaaatgacaaaaatggagcTAGCCCAGTTTAGTTCTCAGTTGTTCACTTTACAGTAACAATTAATTTTTACTATTTCAGTGGCTgtactgttttatgtttaccacTCCCCCATGAGTTGAattctgtacttctacttttattaCAAAATCATTTGTACTTCTATAAGTATAGAGTGTGGGTACCTTTGCCCCACTGCCACATTTATTTTCTAGTAGTGTAAATTGCACAGGAAGTGGACTCGTAGGTGACTCACCGCTGGGCTCGCAAGTCACGTAGCGTGACTCACACCTGAGTCACCGTTCAGGTCTGAGGATGACTCATCAGTCATTTAAAAGGGCGGGAAATAGAAGAACGACGAAGCAGAAAGTTCTTCATTATGCTGCAAGTGCTGGATGGTCCTAGTTGGGGTGCAGCGCAGACACAAAAGCACGCTCATTTGAAACCTTTTTCTGCCATGACTCATAAATTAGGttgtcagttttgtttttctcctggGTCATGATGACCTGATGCCATGATGAATTTTATTTGTACTACTGCCTGCTTGTatctttcacatttaaaatcatCTTTCGTCACAATAAGACATGACTAATTCTAACCCCAGAAAACTAGTAGTACGcaagatagatggatagatagatagacagacagacagattagTTCTTTGCATATCATTTGGGCGTATTTAAGTTTATTGTCATACTTCAGATGAATGAATTGTCTTTTTAGgggcagtgtttctcaacctttttttgaaccaaggcacatagtttacattaaaaacaatctCAGGCACACCGGCAAACCAAAATGTCGCttaaagtggatacacaggttaattatgtaccttGTGCCATCTCGGGGAGGAGCATTTAATTGGCCGGCCGGTCACTGTATGTTACTGGTATAGATAGTTAAACAAAGAGATGATTTTTAATAAATGGATAAtattttttggaccaattaattGAAATTGCATAATTTACCACGGCACAGTGGCTGGAAAACACTTTACTAGatagacagatgggtgatgcTAAAATGAGAAACATTTTTGTCTAGGCCATCTCATTTGGGTGTAGAATGGCGCCAAAGTTTGCTTAAGCTGTAAatatcattacatttttaaatactatGTAGATACCGAACCCTGCCGCAAAAAtccattaactcattcagtgccattGACGGACTTAGAATCCATGAATGCCCAACTAAAAAGGTTTGTCTTTGCAtaaagatgccacaaggtggcagcTATTGTACAGGACTATGGTCTGACTAAATGAAGGTCTTCCCTCACgtggcggctgtggctcagttggtagagcgggtcaTCCAGTGATTCAGTGGGCCTGGCAACACCctgcatggcagcagctgctctttggtgtatgaatgtgtgtgtaaatgggtGAATATGAGCCTCAGTAAGGCACTTTgagcactgtgatggtgtggaTAAAGTGTCCATATAAGTGCACTCCATTACTAGGCTACAAAATGGCGCCAAAGTAATTATTTTGTAtcagacagggctttggcctgagcacagaaACAGCAAATAACAAGTTCAAGTGTTGCACTAGTGAGCACGATCCATTTCAGGGCATCCATTGAGTTGAAGTTAGCAAATTTGGTTTTAACTTTTGATGGAATTATTAGTACAGTTAAGTATTTGCTACTAATTTATACTTGTTCTTGTTTTCAGTTGTCTCATGAGGAGCTGGACAGACGGAGAATAAGGAGAGAGCGCAACAAACTGGCAGCGGCCAAATGTCGCAATCGCCGTCGGGAACTGACGGATACGCTGCAAAACGTGagtatccattttctgaaagaAAGGTGAAAGTGATTATTTCCAACACAGTCCTTTTGTGGTTGCCAGTTGACcttgatttaaaacaataatgtccatagaaaataaaatcataatcaaataataacatttgaacattcttaGCTGTTATCCatctatggcctgactaaatgaaaatCCTCTCCTCCCTAATAGGTGAATTTGAGAATGCCAAACCGCGAATCTGCAGGGGTGCACTGTATTTAttctctgtttttgtgctcaggccaaagccctgtctaatataagAATATGTATTGCTATGGCACCATCTTCCTGttaagaaactatgttgaagtgagttgaggagtttcatatGGACAGGCACCAGCCctatctaatagaaaagtagcactttgccaccatcttgtggcgtcATTTGgcaattacagtggtgccttacgATATGAGTGACCTCACTTGTGAGTTTCTCGAGATATTCACAACAAtgtggcagatagtgaacatttcttcaaaaaattggtttcaagctgttttatGCTTGTTTACTTCCATCCTAAACATGAAACTGAGAATTACATGCTGTGCATTTAATACAACCGCATAGCTTTGCCGTAATAAAGTTTGcttagcgtaatgctaacaaacaatgcaaaacacaatgGAAAgactaacaaatagcatcagtgtcACAATGTtctaaccctttaagcaacagatatttgaacataaacagtaaaacaaaacatgtttgtagACAGACATTATAACAATAGTGACATATTGTACAGACATATTTTCTTTACCCTCCGCAAAAAAATACTCATATTACTGCAGTTCACTGAGTCACTTAAAGTAGTtgagtgaaactcttctttgtttgcATAACTGTTATATACTGCCgcctggtggccaagtcacgcacaccagaaggaccTGCAATAAATTAATCAAACTGTTATGTCATTACTATATGGGATTACAAAGTAAAATATTACAGAGCGCCATTTTCTATATTCCAAAACACAACACTGTAATCTGAATTGTATGATTTTCAAGGGCATTCGAATGTATATTGGGCTCAATCAGGCCTTAAATCCTAATCGAAGTCCATGGTTGTTGTTTCGTGTGCTTTAGGAGACAGAGCAGCTCGAGGATGAAAAGTCCCGTTTACAAAAGGAGATAGCAGAGTTGCAAAAGCAGAAAGAGAAGCTGGAGCTGGTCTTCGAGGCTCACCGTCCAATCTGTAAAATCCAAGACTCCGACTCGGATTCCGAGGCCAACGCCACGCTCTCGTCCTTGGCGGGCATCAAGATGGAGCCCAAGGACTACAGTGCGCCCGGACCCTCGCGTGCGAAGCAGCCAGCAAaggtggaaaaggccaaacCCAAGATCACCATCCCCACCAAGACATCACCGTCATCCTCCTCGTTAACCCTCGCAGTCAGCCAAGAGTCCGAGTCCCTGCACACACCCATCCTGACGTCCACCCCCTCCTTCACCCCCTTCACGGCCAGCATGATTTTCACGTACCCCTCGGCCCCCGTGGACGCCTCCCACCAGGCCCCGCAGCCTTGCGGTGTGGCGCACCGGCGCAGTAGCAGCAGCGGCGACCAATCGGATCACTCCTTGCACTCTCCCACCATCATCACACTGTGACTGACGACGTGATTTCAAAATGGGCTtcaattcattgtttttgtcagtttttttttggggggggggggtgagtggCAAAGGCCcaatgaggattttttttattgtattttttttccacatctgcctcacagttctgcggaccggggttcaaatcccggccccgcctgtgtggagtttgcatgttctccccgtgcctgcgtgggtttcctccgggtactccggtttcctcccacattcccaaaacatgcagggcaggttaaatgaagactctaaattgcccctaggtgtgaatgtgagtgcgaatggttgtttgtttatatgtgccctgcgattggctggcgaccagttcagggtgtaccccgcctcctgcctgaagagagctgggataggctccagcactccccgacccttgtgagggtaagcggctcagaaaatggatggatggatggatggatggatgatccctTCACAATCATAttagagcttttaattggcgcAACGCAAAGGTAGAAgtaaatggtttattttgtttgttgtaacGGTCCCTATATGTAGGTACTGTACGTAATGATACTACATGaaatcgatccatccatttattttcaatagcGCTTATAACATTCAGGGTCGCGGTGTACTGGATCCTATCTCAGTTGACTTTGCGctaaaggcagactacaccctgaactggtcgccagtcagttggaGGGCACATAAAgttacaaccattcacaccgttactgaacccacactgcctgtaCCCAAATCAGTCAAATGTAgtactacaccatcagtgatttaCAACATAATTTCTGTCAAATTATTTCGCTGACCCTCAAACCACGGCTCGCAGACCTCCAGGGTCCCTTCGATGccagtttgagaaccgctgCTCTACTCGGTTGGCATTGTCACAATCCACTTATTACGCTTTTACTTTATGGAGGTTTTCTTATCTACATACTTTATACCTCTCCTTTTTTAAGTGGCACAATTGTGTTGAAGATGAACAATGCATGCAGAGTATTTTATCTAAGTATATTTTGGTAATTGAATGTAAGATTGCATTTAATGACAATGTTACATCACGGCATGTAACATTTTTATGGATGGGAAAGTTGTCCTTAgctatatttgaaaaaaaatattttacaatttattgacCACTAAGGCTGGGCCGTAGGAGTTGATAGCGAGCATATTTATTTGTGAGAGGGTAATATATTTTTGATAATGGGTGGGCAGTGCCTTACTTTTCAGCTTTTAACTCAGCAGTGTTTCAGAGACAATAAAGAAAGACAACTTTCACAACTGTTCAAAGGCTTCTGGTGTCGTACTTTTGCATTTCTAATACAGTGTGTTGCTTTCCTCATTTGAAAGAGTTTGGAACAGCGTTCGGAAGGATTCAGTGCAGTTCTTCAAAAATACTAGTGCtccctagtcattctactagtgcacagtAATGTCATACCAAAGTGGAaagcagtagtggaaaaaaacagattaaaaaaataattgtactaGTGCACTGcattgtcttactagtgtgGAAAAACGAGTGTAGTAGTACATGGACACAagcaaggatatggaataaGTGCTCAAAGGGCTTTGATAAAGCTCAAGGTCCATGTACActatttgtcctcactagtaggataACTTTGGCATATTAGTAGAAtgacatgttactagtgaggcaaaaaaatgacaattaatAACTAGTATTACTATAACATTATAAAATTCTACTACTCTAGTTAGCGTCTCGCACTTCACTAACACTCTGAGACAGTTTATTTTGATCACATtacagatataaaaaaaaaaaacataaaatatctaTCAaggaattttgttttaaatgccaaTCTCTAATTCAAATGCAAAAATCGACAGACTCACAATAATATGGTAGAGGGATCCTTggtttatgatttatttattcattcattcacaacaGTCCATTCTTTTCATTATTAGCGTTTCTCTGGGCTTCACTGCTTcctaatgtgtgtgtggatttattttttattttttgtcctatcagatttcagcttctatcTGTTGCCATGCccatctaatctgcccagggccttcacaaCGGAATTGAATCTATGTCATTTTACAACGGGGCCTgcttctttaaccaatcaaattTCTAATTCGTCCTCACTCAATGACATCAACATGTTTTcggtcctctgattggttggccagagcaaaacttgttaccgCCAACTTCAACTAGCAAAACAAGTCGGGGGGCAGGTCTCATGGTGTGCCCGGAGAGCCTTCTCATGTAAATTACTGAATAAATGTTACAGGAAACACTGCTTTATAATAATATACGTTATGATTTTGGATAAATGTTAACGTCCACTCTCGTACGGCTCATCCTCTGCTTCTGGAAATGGAAGTGACTTGTCTCATGAGGGCATGCTTGTCTCTGAGGGCAACGGGTTGCTATGCTCAAAGTGGGTTAGCGACACAGATAAGGGACAGATGGCGAGCTGGAGGGGAGAATTCAGTGTGTGTCTGCACCGTGCTGTCAAATGAAGCCTGTGCGGCCCATACCAATGACTAAACAACGGGACTGCGTTAGACACTGCAACGTGTCAggaatccccccccccttactAGCTACTTGCTGGCTGGTATGGGGCCCCAATAGGTGGCTGATATTGGTCCAAATCAACGACACGAAATGGATCCCCCGTAGAAAAACGTGTCTGGAATTCCCCTCATAGGGGCCCTACTACGCACTGTTGGCAGATGGCTGGCTAGTAAGGGGTTCCGAAAGATGGCTGATATTGGTCCATATCAACAACATAACTGGAAACCCCCATAGACACTGCAATGACACGTCGGGATTTGGGGGGCTCCCGAAAAGGACCCCCTTACAAGCACTGTCGTCTTCTAAtgttacaaaatacaaatacttttcACCTATTTGTACTTTTTCGTTATTTCTATTTCTGGCAACTTAACCTCTTTCTCCACTACATttcccatttaaaatgtatacttttatTCCAATACATTTCCCTGAAACTATCTTTgttactacaaaataaaatcggAAGAAATTGTTGATTGACGAAATGCCTGAACCGTggagcacaaaaacagaagaATTGTCTGGCACACAATTTTCCAACCAGCAAGGTCAAGCGTCTTTCCGTTGCTTCTGGGTGATACGCTTTATTGCAATGATTCTCAAATAGTGgcacgtgggctccctctagtgctAGGCAAAAGAATCACGAAATTAAATCTTCAAACTGTGCTTAATGTTACAGAGGCTGAAActcttttttaatccagtacagttaCAGTAGTTTACAATAatacactttttaggaataaaacctaaTTTTTGTTGAACAAGTAGGCCTACTACCTACTGtagtttaatgttggtcattatgatgGTATTTGGAGAACCAAGTACTTTTTTTAGGTGGCACTTGGTGTAATAAGTTTCAGAAACACTGCCAACATATTCAAAATTATAACTGCTCACTGTCTTTTCAATACTTCTTTCttccttactttttttcttttacttccgATCATTTAATATCAGGTAATTACTATTTTAAGTACAACAAATGTCAGGTATGTTTGGACTTACTACAAGGTGACGTCTACCAAAGTTATTTTCTGTCAAGGATACTGCACTTTTACCCAAGACTTATGGTAATTGGGAATGTGTATCTATTGGTTTATTTCTAGTTATTTATACTATACTATTGTAAGTTTGCTTTCTGGGATTGTAATTAAGTTATTTGTTATCTATGGTCTTTCTTGCCTGGGGAAAAAGGTCAACACAGCACACGTGCCCAAATCAATcgtgtcagtcagtcagtgcGCAACTGCGCTTCGTGTACTCGTGTGTATCGCACAAAGAAAGGACAGCGCAGTGGCAAGTGTCATAGCACTGTATTTAAAGCTCTTCAATGCACAATGAGCACACAGCCCACCAATAAAACAGCTAAATCCTGTGCATCGCCCGTGGGATCTTTCAACTAAAATGGTTGGCAATGCCGGGTAATACATAGAAATCAAGAGAAAAGTAGGGTTCAAAGATATACAGT
This window encodes:
- the fosl1a gene encoding fos-related antigen 1a isoform X2, with translation MYRGHGRGNPAYAGGASGSNAASLESTTTSATQEQFSMAGSSQFVPSLNAITTNQDLQWLVQPSLMHPPGPSRSPVPPYPSLSRTRPQVPPPPPPPSSHSYFIRPGVIRAGANSVTGSTRRRNDEHLSHEELDRRRIRRERNKLAAAKCRNRRRELTDTLQNETEQLEDEKSRLQKEIAELQKQKEKLELVFEAHRPICKIQDSDSDSEANATLSSLAGIKMEPKDYSAPGPSRAKQPAKVEKAKPKITIPTKTSPSSSSLTLAVSQESESLHTPILTSTPSFTPFTASMIFTYPSAPVDASHQAPQPCGVAHRRSSSSGDQSDHSLHSPTIITL
- the fosl1a gene encoding fos-related antigen 1a isoform X1; protein product: MYRGHGRGNPAYAGGASGSNAASLESTTTSATQEQKFSMAGSSQFVPSLNAITTNQDLQWLVQPSLMHPPGPSRSPVPPYPSLSRTRPQVPPPPPPPSSHSYFIRPGVIRAGANSVTGSTRRRNDEHLSHEELDRRRIRRERNKLAAAKCRNRRRELTDTLQNETEQLEDEKSRLQKEIAELQKQKEKLELVFEAHRPICKIQDSDSDSEANATLSSLAGIKMEPKDYSAPGPSRAKQPAKVEKAKPKITIPTKTSPSSSSLTLAVSQESESLHTPILTSTPSFTPFTASMIFTYPSAPVDASHQAPQPCGVAHRRSSSSGDQSDHSLHSPTIITL